The DNA segment ACCAAAAGCTGCGGCAGAGTGAGCTGAGGAAGATGACGACGACATTGACAACCTTTTAAATACTATAATACTATTTGCATGCGTGTCGTGCCCTTCAACGCCTGCAATAAATAGAACCCATTAACGAAGTTGCTCTTCACTTTTTCTCTCCCATTTAACTTGATTCTCTTCCCACTCTTCAAgtttatcaatttcaaaaagtCACAACTTCCTCTTACTTTCACTCTTATCTCTTCACGAAGCGGCCAAGCAACAACGTCTTGCACTAACACGCATGCATGtggaaaaaagaaacaagaaactGATACATTAAGTGCTGCAAGAGTTCAGATTGATTTGCTTGTCTTAGAAAACCAACCCCATTTaagtttttccctttttcctttaaaCTACATCCTAAAGCCAGGTTTGGTATTTGCTTCAAGATAAGTTTCTTAAGAAAACCAGTGTCTTCAAATATATAAgaagtgaaaacaaaaagggAATAATTTCCTTGTTGGTTTTGTTTGTTCTTTCCCCAAAAGGCAATGAGAGCGACACGTATTCTGTTTGTTTTGCTTTGGTTCTTCTGCGTTTATTCTCCTCCTGCGTTTTGCGCAAATGTCACGTATGACCACAGAGCATTGGTCATTGATGGCAAGCGCCGAGTCTTGGTCTCTGGTTCTATTCATTACCCTCGTAGCACACCAGAGGTTCTGCTCATTATCCTCTTTATGTGTCTGTGCAATGTTACACGTTcaccttctttctttcttttttacctGTGTTCCTGAAGTCTGGACTCAAAAGGGGTGGTGTTTGTTGTTGCAGATTTGGCCAGACCTCATTCAGAAATCCAAAGATGGAGGACTTGATGTGATTGAGACTTATGTTTTCTGGAACTTACATGAACCAGTTCAGGGGCAGGTTCTGTTTTTTCTAGTTCTGTTTTTTCTAGTTCTGTTAATGCTACTATTACCATTTTTATGTTGTTTCAGTCCTTTACTGTCTCTCGCATTCTATTGAGTTTTTGGGTgtgttttctcatttttcaaaCTAGTAAAAAGTGTATGGAGGGTTCAAACCATAACCAAAAGTAAAATTCTGCAGCTTAGGAAAATAAAGTATCGTTGTTTAACGTATTTTTATACTGTTCATAAAAGTATAAGTTCAATTTGGGTAGAGTACTTTTTGAGTGTCAATTAAAAGTCATAGATTGGAACAAACAACTCTTAGAGTTGGGGTCTTGTGAACAAATGAATGATGGAGTGTGTGCTTTGGGTTGGCAGTATAATTTTGAAGGTAGGGCAGATTTGGTTAAATTTGTGAAGACAGTAGCAGCAGCAGGCCTATACGTGCATCTCCGGATTGGTCCATACGCATGTGCTGAATGGAACTATGGGTAAAATATGATCTTTATACGTATTTTTTCACAAAGAAGTTTATATCTGATCTTGGCCTTTAACTTTTTTGagcagcggtttccctctttgGCTACATTTTATACCGGGAATTCAGTTCCGAACTGATAACAAACCATTTGAGGTTATTATTCCTTTCCTTTCTGCTTGTCTCATGTTGCTAATCTTCTTCCTGCTATCATGTGAAATTGAATTGTGTTCAGGCAGAAATGCAGCGGTTCACCGCTAAGATCGTGGATATGATGAAGCAAGANAACCTCTATGCATCACAGGGAGGACCAATTATTTTGTCTCAGGTTTTTCTTAAACTTCATTTAATACGtgtctattttcttttagaagaaATCACGGCATCCACTGGTGGAGGAGTGGTAGACAGACATTCTCGAATTCTGAGTGGCCTACTGCATactttttaacatgaaaaagtTATGTAATGCCAGGTCGAAAATGAATATGGAAACATTGATGCGGCCTATGGTTCTGCTGCTAAATCCTACATCAAATGGGCAGCATCAATGGCAACATCTCTTGATACAGGGGTTCCTTGGGTAATGTGCCAACAGGCAGATGCTCCTGACCCAATTGTAAGTTTTCTCCTTTTAGCCATCAACGTAAACTGTTAtgtaattcatattttactGCATTGTCTATTCTCCTGATTCCTGAATAGAGCAATCTTACTATGTTGTTGTCTGCACTTATCCTACTTGATTGTTTACTCCATAATTTGTAATCTTAACTGCACTCAGATTAACACATGCAATGGATTTTACTGCGATCAATTCAAACCAAACTCTTACTCAAAACCAAAAATGTGGACTGAGAACTGGAGTGGATGGTTAGTGTCCTTTCTATATAAATCATTTAGTTATTTGAATGTCATACTCAAAATGTGGTCTGATTGATTGTGTATCACTTTCTCAATCAACtgtacttttcttttttgttgcaACCTTTTGAATTCTGTGAAACCGTAGGTTTCTTTCGTTTGGTGGTGCTGTGCCTTACAGACCAGTGGAAGATCTTGCTTTTGCCGTGGCACGCTTTTACCAGCGAGGTGGAACTTTTCAGAATTACTATATGGTAATACAATATTGCATGTTGTTTAATGAATTAAGCTATTCAAGATAGGAAAAGAGCTGATGCTTTCTACTTTTTCTGTTCCTTGCTTGGAAAAAAGTACCATGGAGGGACTAATTTTGGCCGAACTACCGGTGGACCTTTCATTTCTACTAGTTATGATTATGATGCTCCAATTGATGAGTATGGTATGGATTCTTTAAACCTTTGTATCGATTCTATAGAATTATATAAACTGTTTAAGTTTGATTCTATATGAAGTCATGAAGATGAGCAAACAGTTTTacaatgaaaatatgtttttaaaatgtctGAACTGTATGATGCAGGAATTGTTAGGCAGCCAAAGTGGGGACACCTTAAAGATGTGCATAAGGCCATAAAGCTTTGTGAAGAAGCACTGATAGCGACTGATCCAACAATTACAACTCCTGGACCAAATATAGAGGTGATAAGCGGACGGGATCTCTGGATTATCTTTTGAAGCCTTAAATGTTTCATATAAGTTAAAATCCAGTTATTCCAAAGACTTAAGCTGTTGAGTGAGATGAGATGAATTGTTCAGTTACCTTCTTTAACATTTACTATTCAAAATCCAGGCTGCAGTTTACAAGACCGGATCTGCATGTGCAGCCTTCCTTGCCAACATTGCCACATCTGATGCAACAGTGTCCTTTAACGGAAATTCATATCACTTGCCTGCATGGTCTGTGAGCATCTTACCAGACTGCAAGAACGTAGTGCTCAATACTGCAAAGGTTTGCCTCGTCAACTTCCCAATAAAAATAGATGGTTAAATTGAATCAAGTTACTTTCAAAATGAATGCTCAATCTATCTACACTTTAGATATTTTCTAGTCCAAGAAATAGTTTAACCTACAGTTATATTACGGTATGGCAGATTAATTCTGCATCTGTGATTTCAAGCTTCAGAACTGAATCCTTAAAAGAAGAGGTTAGTTCTGCCTCAGGATGGAGTTGGATTAGTGAACCCGTCGGTATTTCAAAGGATGATTCATTCTCCAAATTTGGATTACTGGAGCAAATAAATACAACCGCTGATAAAAGTGATTATTTGTGGTACTCGTTAAGGTAAACAGTATGCCTTCAAGGCTGAGGAGTTTTTCTTCGGAATTTCACTATCCCACATAACACTTCAATATTTTTCTGCAGCATTGATGTGGAAGATGATGCTGGTTCTCAAACTGTCCTTCATATTGAATCCCTTGGTCATGCCCTACATGCTTTCATAAATGGGAAGCTTGcaggtaaaataaaattaaaaacaacgaCATCTAATGACAATGTTTGGTTTATTGTCCCTTGTCTATCTTCAATTTGTAGACTTCATTGTATAAATTGATAGATAAGTAACATCATCccaaaatttattctcttttaggATGTAGTGAAATACATACAAAGTTAATAGAGTAGACATCAATTGCTCGTCATTGTTTCTTCCTAAAATgttcaactttttctttatttcaacgGAATATTGTGTGATTTATACTTTATTTCACGACATCGCAAATTATTCCGTGATTTAACCAGTAATACTCATCTGTGACATTATGGACAACTTTTTCAGGGAGTGGAACTGGCAACAGTAACAAAGCTAAGGTCGCAGTAGACATCCCCATCCAACTAGTGGCTGGGAAGAACATAATTGATCTTCTGAGTCTAACAGTGGGACTTCAGGTTTGCCTTTACTTCTTATGTTGTATACAAGAATGTAAGGTTGAGGCAATTTTGGTTTATATATGTTTTGGGTTGTTAATCCCTCCTCATATCCtttcacttcttcatcaaacGTGTTCTCTTGCTACATCAACTAATACAAACCTTACGTGCTTCAGAACTATGGAGCCTTTTTTGACACATGGGGAGCGGGGATCACTGGTCCCGTGATATTGAAAGGTTTGAAGAATGGAAGCACTGTTGATCTCTCCTCCCAACAGTGGACATATCAGGTTAGTCTCAGCTTAGTTCTTTTCTTTCCCATTTTGAGTTTTGTTTACTCAATTAACTGAACAGATACAACTGAAATAGTAAATTCGACTTCTGTTTTCCTCTTTTTATTGAACTCATGCATAGACAGAATACACCATCtgtatttttgtaaattcaGGTTGGCCTTAAAGATGAAGATTTAGGTCCATCAAGTGGAAGTTCTGGACAGTGGAATTCACAATCTGATTTACCTATAAATCAACCCTTGACTTGGTACAAGGTAATCCTTACATGAATATAGCATCTATTAAAATTTTCGAGTTTTCCTAAATTATTCTCGAACTGCTATAACTGCATAAGCTGACAGAGAGTATCACTGCACCTATTTGCCATGCTTATTCAACCATGTTTGCATCTGATATCTTCACAATCACAtactttaaagaaaattaaggGAATGGTATAGGACAAATTATTTTACTGCTAACTAATGGTAATACATGTTGTATTAGACAAACTTTGTTGCTCCCTCGGGAAGTGATCCAGTTGCTATTGACTTCAAGGGGATGGGAAAAGGAGAAGCTTGGGTGAATGGACAGAGCATTGGGCGATACTGGCCTAAATTTGTCTCTCCAAATGGCGGTTGTGCTGAGTCTTGCAATTATAGAGGAGCCTATAGTTCATCCAAATGTCTCAAGAACTGTGGGAAACCATCACAGACGTTGTAAGTAGTTAGATATTTTGTATTAGAGAAGTTGAAACTTGAAATTCATCCTGAATTCTTTGAAGGAACTGAAGACAATCCTGTTAAATACTAATTGAGCAACTAATCCTGCAGATACCATGTACCAAGATCATGGTTACAACCAGATACCAACACACTTGTATTGTTTGAGGAAAGTGGAGGTGACCCTACGCAAATCTCTTTTGCTACAAAACAGATAGGAAGAGTGTGTTCACATGTATCCGAATCTCACCCTCCACCTGTAGACTTGTGGAATTCAGAAACAAAAGTAGGGCCTTTACTGTCTTTGGAGTGCCCTTATCCTAATCAGGTGATCTCTTCCATTGAATTTGCAAGTTTTGGAACGCCTTATGGGACTTGTGGAAATTTCAAACATGGACGGTGCAGAAGTAATAAGGCTCTATCCATTGTTCAGAAGGTGTTGTCCTCTGTCctctttaaaatttcatataagcTTTTTGTGTAGTTAATTTGACTTTTGTTCATTTGGATTATACTGACTCTTACGAATATTAATTAACAGGCCTGCATTGGATCAAATAGTTGTAGCATTGGATTATCACTTAATACATTTGGAGATCCATGTAAAGGAGTAGCAAAGAGTTTAGCTGTTGAAGCTTCTTGTGCATAGACATTTCGCTTAAAACCTTCCTACTTCCTAACTTGGACTAAACTGAAAAGAACTCTGCACTCCAAGTGTCTTGTACTCTTTATTGTAGATGATCCCTGATAAGCCAATGTAAAATGCTATTCTGGTAGTAAACCGGGAAAACagtgtatatttatttaatatagaagGAAAGTCTCGCTTATGCATGATGTGTGACAGTGCTATGTTCTAAAAAGCCATACAAGAAATTGTTCTCTTAATTAACAGTACGGCTATTTTCTGATAAGATAAGCTggataaataaatttacttgCAATTGAAAGTTTCCCTAAAGCAAAACAAATCATATATGCAGTACATATAATTAAGTTCCATTTCCGAATGTTTGGCCTTTATTTGTCTATACTCGTCACTAAGTTAGAAACCAAATTATTGGCATGTCAGCAATTGGTTCAGGAAACTTTATCATGAATATTGAGGATATCAGCACTCACCATGTTCTTCGTTAGTAGTAAACCTCTGCAACAAAACCAGAACATTACTAGACTCCCTGCCAAAAACCctttcttcaattaaaagaGGGCAAGCTGGTGAAAAGGAAGATTGCACTATCGCAATAGAATTACATTTGTCAATGTAAAAAGCAAGGGTTGGGAAGCGGATGTGATCGTATTGACTTCTACAAAGCGTATTGCAAGAAACATAGTCAAAAAGTGAAGACCATCATCATTTTAGATGACCTGGTCAAGTCTCCAGTGAGTTCTATGGTTTCCTCTCCTCCCATTCATCCTAGTAAATTGAGACCCTTTAGAAGGGATGTGGACCAAGTCACAACCGTTGGTCCAAGAAATGAAATTATCACAAGATTACCGCTAAGGGAGACAACTTCCTTTCTTTTCATGAGCACCCAAGACACAGTTAAAATCACCTATGAAACTCCAAGGGCCAGCATGATTCTATTAAAGCTTAAGTTCCTCCCAAAGGTTGTGCCTATGAATGTGACATGTACAGGTATAGacagttaaaaaaatgttttgatcaTTCAAATTTAAGGAGAAGGATACGTCTTGATGTGGGACAGACAGGGTAGAAGGCGAGATGTGATTGCACAGAGGCACCAAAGGTTTGGAGGGGCAGTCCTCCTATTGTTAACAACAAAGAGCTTCAAAGATATACTATTCCCAAAGGCTACATGAGTCTTTAATGGTTCAACCCAAGGTTCAGCAATTATTACGAAATCTAGTTTGTGATTCACAAAACTAAGTGCTGTCCTAGAGGCAGGATTGCCTATTCCTCTAATACTCCAGAAAATTGTCTTCATGAGGAAGTATTTTTTGAAACTTCCTGGGaggattttttttgttagagaTCTACCAGAATTTGAATGTGCAGCTTTCTTAAGCTTTTACCTTCCAAATTTGGAGATGACCACGGTGAAATCTGGATTTCTATCCGCAAGCTGTCCTTAGTTGCCATGATCTGAGATCTCATCCTCATCTGTCAATCAAAACTCATCGCGTTAGACCATAATCTCACCTTGAAGATTGCTTGCTAGATCAATATAAATGAAGATCCTAGAATAATAACCAATAAATCTGTTTTTGGTAGAGGCATCAAGAGTGATGGGTGTACCTACCCCAGCTGCAATCCCGAACAAAATTTATGGTCTCCAATACACTTGTGGAAGGTCGAAGAATCGAACCCAAGTTTGAGCATGTGTCAAAAGCAGCCTGTTCGGGCTGAAATCCTTGTCCCATAGGCACAAACGAAGGAGAGCTGGTTGGAGGTTCTGGATTCCTTTGGCTAAGATTAAACTTCCATGAAGATTGTTCTTGCAATTGAGAAGCCCTTTTCTGTATTCTTTTCTCGTAATCTTTATGGAGACACAATTGCATTTGATGCAAGGCTTGAGTAACCGACTTAAGGGTAAGTCACATGAAACAGAGAGAGCCTGTGCCAAGGATCGTTCTTGGGGATGATGGAACCC comes from the Vigna radiata var. radiata cultivar VC1973A chromosome 2, Vradiata_ver6, whole genome shotgun sequence genome and includes:
- the LOC106756230 gene encoding beta-galactosidase 8 gives rise to the protein MRATRILFVLLWFFCVYSPPAFCANVTYDHRALVIDGKRRVLVSGSIHYPRSTPEIWPDLIQKSKDGGLDVIETYVFWNLHEPVQGQYNFEGRADLVKFVKTVAAAGLYVHLRIGPYACAEWNYGGFPLWLHFIPGIQFRTDNKPFEAEMQRFTAKIVDMMKQXNLYASQGGPIILSQVENEYGNIDAAYGSAAKSYIKWAASMATSLDTGVPWVMCQQADAPDPIINTCNGFYCDQFKPNSYSKPKMWTENWSGWFLSFGGAVPYRPVEDLAFAVARFYQRGGTFQNYYMYHGGTNFGRTTGGPFISTSYDYDAPIDEYGIVRQPKWGHLKDVHKAIKLCEEALIATDPTITTPGPNIEAAVYKTGSACAAFLANIATSDATVSFNGNSYHLPAWSVSILPDCKNVVLNTAKINSASVISSFRTESLKEEVSSASGWSWISEPVGISKDDSFSKFGLLEQINTTADKSDYLWYSLSIDVEDDAGSQTVLHIESLGHALHAFINGKLAGSGTGNSNKAKVAVDIPIQLVAGKNIIDLLSLTVGLQNYGAFFDTWGAGITGPVILKGLKNGSTVDLSSQQWTYQVGLKDEDLGPSSGSSGQWNSQSDLPINQPLTWYKTNFVAPSGSDPVAIDFKGMGKGEAWVNGQSIGRYWPKFVSPNGGCAESCNYRGAYSSSKCLKNCGKPSQTLYHVPRSWLQPDTNTLVLFEESGGDPTQISFATKQIGRVCSHVSESHPPPVDLWNSETKVGPLLSLECPYPNQVISSIEFASFGTPYGTCGNFKHGRCRSNKALSIVQKACIGSNSCSIGLSLNTFGDPCKGVAKSLAVEASCA